From Streptomyces sp. NBC_00683, one genomic window encodes:
- the ngcE gene encoding N-acetylglucosamine/diacetylchitobiose ABC transporter substrate-binding protein, translating to MTIRAGSLDRRTLLRGAIATAAMGSFAVACGSPSSNDNGGGGPKGEKGAKNPFGVAKNSKVEAAIFDGGYGTDYVQFVNTVIGAQIAGTKVDVKPVVDIGPELQPRFVGGNPPDLIDNSGEDQIGFLGILDQLEELDDVFEANTYEGKKIADIVYPGVKDPGTFKDKFVALNYVMTVYGVWYSKTLFEANGWTPPKTWDEALDLGAAAKKKGKYLFVHGKEAATYYRTLLIDSAIKEGGDEVRIALGNLEKGCWSHPAVQGVIKIMETMVKEKMFVPGGSGTQFQKAQAIWSNDQKALLYPSGGWIENEMKDATKADFQMTGVPAMTLTAKPKIPYEALRAAAGEPFIVPKQGKNPAGGKEVLRAMLSEKAAANFSKTKLAPTIVKGTVPADGYGSTALVSQTKMLEAAGENIFNYTFVEAYGMNTDQLVPWNSFLAGDIDAKGLTSALQKISDKIREDASIEKIKVS from the coding sequence ATGACCATTCGTGCCGGCTCTCTTGACAGGCGAACGCTCCTGCGCGGGGCGATCGCGACGGCAGCCATGGGTTCGTTCGCGGTTGCGTGTGGCTCTCCCTCCAGCAACGACAACGGTGGCGGCGGCCCGAAGGGCGAGAAGGGTGCCAAGAACCCGTTCGGCGTCGCCAAGAACTCCAAGGTCGAGGCGGCCATCTTCGACGGCGGCTACGGCACCGACTACGTCCAGTTCGTCAACACGGTCATCGGGGCCCAGATCGCCGGCACCAAGGTCGACGTCAAGCCGGTCGTCGACATCGGCCCGGAGCTCCAGCCCCGCTTCGTCGGTGGCAACCCGCCGGACCTCATCGACAACTCCGGTGAGGACCAGATCGGCTTCCTGGGCATTCTCGACCAGCTCGAGGAGCTCGACGACGTCTTCGAGGCCAACACCTACGAGGGCAAGAAGATCGCCGACATCGTCTACCCCGGCGTCAAGGACCCCGGCACGTTCAAGGACAAGTTCGTCGCGCTCAACTACGTGATGACGGTGTACGGCGTCTGGTACTCCAAGACGCTGTTCGAGGCGAACGGCTGGACCCCGCCGAAGACGTGGGACGAGGCGCTCGACCTCGGCGCGGCGGCGAAGAAGAAGGGCAAGTACCTCTTCGTCCACGGCAAGGAAGCGGCGACCTACTACCGGACGCTCCTGATCGACTCGGCGATCAAGGAGGGCGGCGACGAGGTCCGGATCGCGCTGGGGAACCTGGAGAAGGGCTGCTGGTCGCACCCGGCGGTCCAGGGCGTCATCAAGATCATGGAGACCATGGTCAAGGAGAAGATGTTCGTCCCCGGCGGCTCCGGCACCCAGTTCCAGAAGGCGCAGGCGATCTGGAGCAACGACCAGAAGGCGCTGCTCTACCCGTCCGGTGGCTGGATCGAGAACGAGATGAAGGACGCCACCAAGGCCGACTTCCAGATGACCGGTGTTCCGGCGATGACGCTCACGGCCAAGCCGAAGATCCCCTACGAGGCGCTCCGTGCGGCCGCGGGCGAGCCGTTCATCGTTCCCAAGCAGGGCAAGAACCCGGCCGGCGGCAAGGAGGTCCTGCGGGCGATGCTGTCCGAGAAGGCGGCCGCCAACTTCTCCAAGACGAAGCTGGCCCCGACGATCGTCAAGGGCACCGTGCCCGCCGACGGTTACGGCTCCACGGCCCTCGTCTCGCAGACGAAGATGCTCGAGGCCGCGGGCGAGAACATCTTCAACTACACGTTCGTCGAGGCCTACGGCATGAACACCGACCAGCTGGTGCCGTGGAACTCGTTCCTCGCCGGCGACATCGACGCCAAGGGTCTGACCTCGGCTCTGCAGAAGATCTCCGACAAGATCCGGGAAGACGCCTCCATCGAGAAGATCAAGGTCAGCTAG